DNA from Salmo trutta chromosome 14, fSalTru1.1, whole genome shotgun sequence:
AGAAAAACTCCTGTCCTACTAGTGGAAATGTGATTGTTTGTTATTCTTTGATTGGTCATGGCCTTCACTAACGAGCATTATGATTGTCCCTTCTCTACTGGTGGGTGGGAATACTATAGTTGCCATGGTGTCATTGGACGAGCCTCTGGACCTGAAGCTTCCACAGGCCAGTGGGAGGGTCAGGTTGGGAAAGAGGGCGTGTTCGGCCTCCATCTGCGCCCCCCTCAGTGCCACACGACAACGTCTGCTACGTAACCTACCGATGACCtacccctcaccacctccctctccaggtaaacacacacactctcactctcactctctctctctctctctctctctctctctctctcacacacacacacaaatccctcTATTCATTTCTCGTTGTCTTAGAGGCCAGTGAGTCCATGTgtgtgtcccaagtggcaccgtattccctttacagtgcacttggcccatatggctctggttaaaagtagtacactatgtagggaaaggtaccatttgggacatggAATACGTCTCAAATCAATATCATGCTCCTCTCATTACCCGCTGTTGTATACACTTTAAATGTTGTTATGGAGTGTGAGTGTGTCATTATGGACAGCAGAGTGGCACTGCAGACTGCAGCTGTGCTAACCAATGACAGCCTCGCTAACCAACGATAGCCTCGCTAACCAATGACAGTCTCGCTAACCAACGATAGCCTCGCTAACCAATGACAGCCTCGCTAACCAACGATAGCCTCGCTAACCAATGACAGCCTCGCTAACCAATGACAGCCTCGCTAACCAACGATAGCCTCGCTAACCAATGACAGCCTCGCTAACCAACGATAGCCTCGCTAACCAATGACAGCCTCGCTAACCAATGACAGCCTCGCTAACCAACGACAGCCTCGCTAAACAACGACAGCCACGCTAACCAAAGATAGCCTTGCTAACCAATGCTATGTAAgtggtgtcagtctgtgtgtctttgtgagagactgagagtgagtgagtgagtgagtgagtgtgtgtgtgtgtgctgctcatATGTACTATACATGGCTCTCGTGTGTGACCTCACCCCAACTCCCCCCACCAGGTACCCCCCTGTACCACCAGGAGAGGGCAGGTTCCTGCACCCCCCCTGCCATGGACCTgagtctctccccctccttccgaCACgcaccctccccctcctcccgccATGCACCCTccccctctgcctccccctcctcacccctggACTACCCACCCAGCTGCAGCCCAGCCACACCCATCTACTCCAGGGTAAGTCAGCGTGTTTGCgtgccacaggaggttggtggaacctTCATTAGGGAGGACGGActcatggtaatgactggagcgcagtaagtggaatggtatgaaatacatcaaacatgtagtttccatgtgtttgataccattccatgtactcctttccagacattattatgagccgtcctcccctcagcagtctccactggtgcgtgtgtgtgacagggAGGAAGAAGTTGCCCctagctacagatctaggatctgcTTATACAACTCCTCCCAAGCATAACATAGTCAGGGGAATAACTCAAAACTGATCTtaggtcagtatgtgtagggGCAACTTGATCCTACTCTGAGTCAAACCAATGTGCAATGATGGGTGGGGTGACAGCCGGGTGAGCCTGTATGTAATAAAcatgggcctgtattcacaaagccaCTCAGAGTAGGAGACTCTaacttattcattatgatttaaaaggcAGAATTGATCCTAGATGAACACTCCTAcactgagacgctttgtgaatacggcCCGTGGTGTGAGAAACATTTGAAACAATTTCATGGTGACAGTTTTACTTAACACATAACTATTTTGTGTCTGAAGGGAAAAAAGATTGAGTAGGAGAGAAGAGAGTTCTCTCTATAGAGCTTCTTAGTATAGAGGTTCATTATAGGGAgtgtgagtgtgaatgtgtgtgtctacgtgtggCAGGCAGTCTGGTCAGAATGTGGGATAGTTGATTAGTGAATACACTCCACACATAGTGGACAGAAGTGAATTAAATCTGTAGTGAATCTAATTTGCCAGCATGCTGTCTGCACACAGTCATACTGTGGTTCTCACTTAATCAGATTTAAAACAGGACTGGAggggtaacagacagacagacagacagacagacagacagactgtggcCTCAGTTGACACACTCTCATCATTATtctcccctctcactccctcctcccacttctctctctctctctctctctctctcactcaggaAGCAGCTCTCCCTCGTTACCTGGAAGGCGGTGCTTCTCCGCAGGGCTTCCAGATCTTCCTGCCAATCGGGACCACAGGGGGCGGGTTCAACCTGCCCTCCTCCATGTTCATTGGTCAACCCGGGGAGAAGCGGGCGTCACCCGATCCCTCATCGGACGAGCAGCTGGCCTGCCGTTGGATGAAGGTATGCGATTGACAGGTGGTACggagagggggtgtgtgtgtgtggactggatAGAGTACCCTGGGGTGCATTCAGAATCGTAATGTTGCAAAACTCTTCGCAACAGTTTACTGTTTATACCTGTATTTGCTTTGTAGTCACACACTCATAATGTTCCCGACAAATGTACATCCATCCATCGATTCATAACACATTACTATCTGAATTGCACTGCGATAACTGTCAGCATGTACTTCAAATGTGTGGAAGTATGAGTATGACTTTTTCATATACAGCATATATCATATGCTCAGCTCCAGTTCACTTACCTGAAATGCTCTAGTCTAAATGGACTCCTTCCcatttctccctctcgctctctctctctctctctctctctctctcattccctttctctctctatccctcatccctccctctctctctgctctttagTGCCACCTGCTGTTTGACTCGTTACAGGAACTGGTGGATCACATCAATGACTACCATGTCAAACCTGAAAAGGATTCTGGGTACTGCTGCCACTGGGAGGGCTGTGCCCGCAACGGGAGGGGATTTAACGCCAGGTAGGAGAGGCTTATTCTTCAGCGTGCAGGTATGAGGGTCTCTGATCTTCAGATATGAAGGTGCCCCTAATCAGATTTAAAAGTGTATAAAAAGAAAATCTGACTCTTGTTTAACAAATTACTATAAATACATACGCTaagtgtaccaaacattaggaacacctgctctttctatgacagactgaccaggtgaatcccagtgaaagctacgatcccttattgatgtcacctgttaaatccacttcaatcagtgtcgatgaaggggaggagacaggttgaatatggatttttaagccttgagacatggattgtgtatgtgtggcattcagagagtgaatgggcaagacaaaatatttaagtgcctttgaacggggtatggtagtaggtgccaggcgcaccagtttgagtgcgtcaagaactgcaacgctgctggtattttcacgctcaacagtttcccgtgtgtatcaagaatggtccaccaaccaaaggaaattcagtcaacttgacacaactgtaggaagcattggagtcaacatgggccagcatccctgtggaacgcttttgacaccttgcagagtccattccccgacaaattgaggctgttctgaggacaaaataAAAGGGTgggggtgtgcaactcaatattaagaaggtgttcttaatgttttgtacactcaagtgTATATTCACCACTTATATATGTGTGTAAAGCTTtgttcactctgtgtgtgtgtgtgtgtgtgtgtgtgtgtgtgtgtgtgtgtgtgtgtattcccccCAGGTACAAGATGTTGATCCACATCAGGACTCACACCAATGAGAAGCCTCACCACTGTCCCACCTGCAACAAGAGCTTTTCTCGCCTGGAGAACCTCAAgatacacacacgctcacacacaggtcagtacacacgctcacacacaggtcagtacacacgctcacacacaggtcagtacacacgctcacacacaggtcagtacacacgctcacacacaggtcagtacacacgctcacacacacacacaggtcagtacacacgctcacacacaggtcagtacacacgctcacacacaggtcagtacacacgctcacacacaggtcagtacacacgctcacacacaggtcagtacacacacacacacacacacacacacacaggtcagtacacacacaggtcagtacacacacaggtcagtacacacacacacacacaggtcagtacacacacacacaggtcagtacacacacacacaggtcagtacacacacaggtcagttcacacacacacacacacacacacacacacacacacacacacacacacacacacacacacacacacacacacacacacagaggtcagtacacacacacacacacacacacaacacacagaggtcagtacacacacacacacacagatcagtacacacacacacacacacacacacagaggtcagtacacacacacacacacagaggtcagtacacacacacacacagaggtcagtacacacacacacacagaggtcagtacacacacacacacagaggtcagtacacacacacactcacacaggtcagtacacacacacacacaggtcagtgtacacacacacacacacaggtcagcacacacacacacacacacacacacacacgtcagtacacacacacacacacgtcagtacacacacacacacacacacacacacaggtcagtacacacacacacaggtcagtacacacacacacacacacacaggtcagtacacacacacacaggtcagtacacacacacacacacaggtcagtacacacacacacaggtcagtacacacacacacacacacacacacacacacacaggtcagtacacacacacacacaggtcagtacacacacacacacacaggtcagtttGATTATTTTTGCTAAAGAACAGCTGTTTATTTCCCCTCTAAAGGCTGTCTCGCGGGGTTAGGAAACCGCGGGGGTAAGAGTCCGCTGTGCTGTTATGTCTCTTTGTCAGAACCTCTCTGTGTTTTTTTATTGTGGTTGTGGGGTACTTCGGGTCAGATTAAAGGCATGCGTACAtgtcgcacacacacaggcatataaTCTTTAATGCATGCATACCGTCATTCAAAGATGCTTTTCTGGCATACCTGTCCAAGAAGAAATGCTAACACCATATGCATTCCACAATCTGAAGATCTGTCAGTTGACAAGAAATTTCACATCCATCCTTCTCTCGTCTTTCCCTCTCCCAGGAGAGAAGCCGTACATCTGTCCATACGAGGGCTGCAGCAAGCGCTACTCCAACTCCAGCGACCGCTTCAAGCACACGCGCACCCACTACGTCGACAAGCCATACTACTGCAAGATGGCTGGCTGCCTTAAACGCTACACCGACCCCAGCTCCCTCCGCAAACACATCAAGGCCCACGGACACTTCGTCGCGACCCAGGAACAGGCCTCCTCGGCCGGGCTCGGGGTGTTCCTCAAAGGGGGTGGTCTCCACGGAGGTAACGGTAGAGGGGTCTCCGAGATGGGCTATGTTGGCGGGGCCCATATTATCATCCCAGGAGGGGCCGCCGTGGCTTCTCTCCTAGGGGGCCACCATCTAGGGGCCTCGCTGCCCCTCTCGGCCATGTGTGGCCCCCTGGATCTCAGCGGACTAGGTCACCCTGGAGCCTCCTTGTTCTCACTATGTAGGGGAGGTGGGGGATTGGGTTGGTGTGATTCCTCCCTGCTCCCCTTTGGACTCTCGACTGCATCCGTGTTTGGGTTGGCTTCCATGGGTCTGGGGCGGCtagggagaggggagagcaggagggagggggaggaggaggacgggtgtgaagaggagagggaggatgaggtATTGAATTTGTCTGCGGGAGGGTACGGAGGGACGGGGGCGGGTCGTGACCTCCCCTCCTGGGTGGTGATTCAATCCCCTGGGGCGCTGGTGCTCAAACCAGCCGTTGTCAGCTAgggccagggtgtgtgtgtgctcagcttGGGACACGTGCTCACACGCCTGTTGCTACGATCAagggacagggtgtgtgtgtaagtttatgtgtgtgtgtttgtgcctaaACGATGCCTCGGAGCTgaaagttggtgtgtgtgtgtggaggggggagggttAAGTGCTTTACAAAAGCTACCGTGGGGGTGAAAGGTAATTCTCCTTTTCAGACATAAAAAACCCCAGATCATTTCAACACAAAACAGTAACAGCAGGCTGAAGAAAACAACAAGAACACTATGGAAATGTACCTCAAACATTCCCTATGGACTTTTCCAATGGACTTTTCCCAATGGACATCCCTAATTGACATTCCCAATTGATTTGTGTGGCAACGCAGTTGGATTTATGTAATCACCATTATGATGTAAAGAAGAAGCAGCTGTTATTGAGAGAATTGAGGTAATAATGCTCCTGTATGTTTTGTTAGTCATCATTTGTATGCGGCACAGACCCTATCTATGGACTATAACTGATAACAGCTACTGTTCGTCTGGATAGTCACTATAACAGTGGGTTTTATATCAGTGTCTTTACCTATTATGGCCACCAGGGGGAGGTAGAGAGCCAGGTAAATTCTGTCTAATCTTTCTAGCCTCACATCAGAACTGAATTGTTCTGTGTGGAAGTTGTCTGTAGCCACAGATCTTGGGTCAGCTTACCATCCTTAACCATtagaaaatgcaaaactgaccttagatcagtgtctagggccAACTTTAttcttcttcctccccctctactcAGTCTGTAGACTCACAACAACAAACAGCCTTTTAAATCCCCTGTAGGGGATAGGCTCCCAAGGTTACAAGATAGTCAGTGGACATCTGTGGTACACACTACAGAGCAAACACAGTCTTGTTGAAGCATGTTGGATGTCAAACTACATTCTACATGCGTCTATGGGGTGGATTCTAACTTCCACTTTAGTCAAACATTGATGACAATGGGAGACTAAGTTAAAATGTAACTGGAAGTTTAGGATTCGCCTTTGTTTTTTAACGTTTTTTACACAGGCAGGGTTAGGGGTAGCCTTCACTCATGTTACCCAGTTACCCTGGGGTCCTCTGAGCTAAGAATGTGGTATTTAGTTCCATTGTCATTTGACTGCCACCTGCATAGTTGTAAGGTTGGTTGCCAGGGCGACAGAGGTGTGGTTTGGCTAAGAAAGGCTATGATATTTCACTGACAATGACGCGCACCCACCTCTACCCTCAACCAATCGACTTGACCTGCAGTGGCTTCACACACCTAGGCtacatctgaaatgacaccctatcccctGTATAGTATTCCCTAAAAggtaaaagggaatagggtgccatttcagtcGCACATCTCATGTTTTATGACTGACGATCAAATTCAATGATGTTGAATGAATTAAGTTTAAAATAACCTATatcttgtatgtttttcccccacaaaTGGATCAAATCTTGTGAGGTCCCAACAGCAAACAGCCTTTAAAATCTTCTGTAGGGAATAGGCTCCTGAAGTTACAAGGTAATAAGTGGAAAAGTTTGTATAGGTATGACATCTGTGTCTTTTCATCACTTCTGCAAACAAGTAAAACAAGTTTCATTTGTCCTTCTGGTTAAGACGAGACGTTTCTGTGGAATGTTGAAGTTGTTCCTCTCTCTACCGCAACTAACAACAACTATCTTATTTCGCCACTTGGTGACAatgagtgtgtcccaaatggcaccctgttccctatgtagtgtgctacttttgaccagagccctgggaaCAGGTTGCCATCTGGGGTGCATACAAAGACAAGGATCCTATATCAGGATCTACAAACCCGACGATGACGCATTAACCCTTTGTGCGACAGACATTTGTCAATACAGCCGACAAACCTCAAAGTATTATTTGCTCATAGCTTATCCAACCCAAGGCAGGGGATTGTTATTTGATCTGCACACCTTACCTGGCATCCAGTATTATTGGCCAAGTTAGGGATTTCTATTTGATCCAGGTTTTATTGATTAGATAAGTAGACCCAATGTAAACAGAAGTGTGTACATAACTGTGTAGTACTTGTAATAGCttcattatttgtatttattcacAGACAAATTACACAAAATAATACTTAGTCGTTGTTGTAAGTAGAATGTAACAATGTGCAACTCCACCATGCCAGTTGAATTTAAATGTAGTTACAAACCAGGAACTGTACGGTTGATTGGAGAAACACAAGACTTCAGGTTCCCATATTGAAGTAACACAGAAAGTACAAATAGGACAGAGGTGAATTTACATATGAAGTCTACACATGCGCAAAGGGTTAACGTTAGACTATGGCCTACCTATTGCAGGCCAGCATCTGATATCATTTCTTATCCTCGTTTGCACATTAAGATTTTCAATTATTATtctgtatttttttatgtttccAAGTgccttgtatgtatgtatgtatcataAGTGAAATATACCGAAAATACACACAGCACATTCAATGAAGTACAGGTACATGTAatgcaaatgtataaatataGGTATTTTTTCCAAAGGGTCAACGCTTTCATGACTGACTGTTTAAAGAGTTGACAAAAGGTGTGATTGGTGACATCATAGCTTTGTGTGCTTTCAGTTTTTTACGAGGACTGTTAAACGGGAAATGTCATTAATGACGTTGACGTGACGTCAATAAACAAAGATGAACAAATTAAGTGGCATTGTTgtatcacctgtgtgtgtgtgtgtgtgtgtgtgtgtgtgtgtgtgtgtaggcctactgtctgCAATCCAGTGTAAGAAAGAAAGATATTTCCCCTTAGCCTGACAACGTCCAAAGTCAACAAAACCATAACACTTTACAACACCGAAGCaggctggctctctctctctcacagacacacacacaacccccccacctcccacacacacacttgtttcctcatctctcctcctctgtccttccCCTGTCACACACTCGCCCTTCCCTGTAGGCTACAGAACACCTGTGAAGGTACACCAACTCCAGCATAGACCCAATGACGTATGAGGCTCAGAGCCCACTGGAGTGTGTTCTACTGGATAGACCTGAAACACAGGGGAGGGAAGTGCTGGGATTGTCCTGGGGTTGGTCGTACACACCCACAGCAGGGGTGTTCTTTTCTTCACCAGTCACTGCCACAAGGATCCTTGTTTTTTCTGAGGAGGGCAACTGGCTGCACTCATGGAGAAACAAGAAGGAAATGGATGTATACGGTAAGCAAGCACAGCCAATGACATCTTTCTGCTCTTCTCAGGATAAACTAACTAACGTACAATCAACCAGTGCTAGATAATAGGGTCCAGTTTTACAGCGCTTTACAGTATCCAGTTACTAACTAGATCAACTACATGTTACTTCTAGATAATAGGGTCCAGTTTTACAGCGCTTTACAGTATCCAGTTACTAACTAGATGAACTACATGTTACTTCTAGATAATAGGGTCCAGTTTTACAGCGCTTTACAGTATCCAGTTACTAACTAGATCAACTACATGTTACTTCTAGATAATAGGGTCCAGTTTTACAGCGCTTTACAGTATCCAGTTACTAACTAGATCAACTACATGTTACTTCTAGATAATAGGGTCCAGTTTTACAGCGCTTTACAGTATCCAGTTACTAACTAGATCAACTACATGTTACTTCTAGATAATAGGGTCCAGTTTTACAGTAAATGTCCCAAATTGTATGTACATGGTAGGTACAAAAGGTAAGAGGAACATATATGTGCACTTCTCATTGCTTACTCAATCAATCCCATTGATTtctaaagccatttttacattggCTGTAAAAAAAAAGAGTGCTTTAAAGTAACCAGTTACTAACTAGATCAACTACGTCATACTTCTGTATGTATGTACATGTTAGTAGAGTAGACGCAGTGTCTACTCTAGAACCGAAGCCATAGATTTGAATAGGGTAACATTTCCATAGAATATGTTGATATCAGGCCATTTCTATTGGCCCTAGTCATAAATAGAATGTTTGGCGTTCTCTGAGAAGATTGTCCCAATCTACCCTAAAAGGAGAAGAATACATAGCTGAAGAATGTATGTAATGATGTGGAAAATGTGCAGGTATATACTTAATTTTATATACTTATTATGTACTTACTGAAATACATGAAATTAGCTGTACAGCTTATTAAAGATGGCATCTTTGCCCAGATTGTATTTATAAAGCTATTTTTACAGCAGTAGGTGTCACAAAGTGCCTTGACAGTAACATGGTCAGTCACTTCAAAGAAGCAAAAATATGCAAATaagtccaaatcaaatcaaaagttatttgtcacatgcgccgaatacaacaggtgtagaccttaccgtgaaatgcttacttacaagcccttaaccaacaatgcggttataagaaaatagagttaagaaaatatttactaaataaactaaagtttaaaaaagttttaaaaaatagtatatatatatataataacaataatgacgctatatacagggggtaccgtttcCGAGTCAAGTAGAAGACTACGGtaaaatgcactgtatttttcaAAATAAGAGAAGGTGGGGTTTGAATAACGTATAGCGTAGCCAAAAACACCGCAAGAATAGTTTTACTTTGAGTTAAATGTAAATACAGCATTTTGGGATTTTCTGatcaatacatgttttattttgagTGCAGACAGCAAACAACCTTTTAAG
Protein-coding regions in this window:
- the LOC115147873 gene encoding zinc finger protein GLIS2; the encoded protein is MVSLDEPLDLKLPQASGRVRLGKRACSASICAPLSATRQRLLRNLPMTYPSPPPSPGTPLYHQERAGSCTPPAMDLSLSPSFRHAPSPSSRHAPSPSASPSSPLDYPPSCSPATPIYSREAALPRYLEGGASPQGFQIFLPIGTTGGGFNLPSSMFIGQPGEKRASPDPSSDEQLACRWMKCHLLFDSLQELVDHINDYHVKPEKDSGYCCHWEGCARNGRGFNARYKMLIHIRTHTNEKPHHCPTCNKSFSRLENLKIHTRSHTGEKPYICPYEGCSKRYSNSSDRFKHTRTHYVDKPYYCKMAGCLKRYTDPSSLRKHIKAHGHFVATQEQASSAGLGVFLKGGGLHGGNGRGVSEMGYVGGAHIIIPGGAAVASLLGGHHLGASLPLSAMCGPLDLSGLGHPGASLFSLCRGGGGLGWCDSSLLPFGLSTASVFGLASMGLGRLGRGES